In one Silene latifolia isolate original U9 population chromosome 10, ASM4854445v1, whole genome shotgun sequence genomic region, the following are encoded:
- the LOC141607219 gene encoding uncharacterized protein LOC141607219: protein MYNAPANGLAEGFNKTLCNLLRKVVEKSKRDWHERIGEALWAYRTTYKTPTQATPYALVSGVEAVLPLEMQISSLRIVIQEELTEDENDKLRLAELEALDEKILEAQQKLQCYQARLSRAVTPPKSRHAAQNSSFY, encoded by the coding sequence ATGTACAACGCTCCTGCAAATGGTTTGGCTGAAGGCTTCAACAAGACACTTTGTAACTTGTTGAGAAAAGTAGTAGAAAAATCAAAGCGAGATTGGCATGAAAGAATTGGCGAGGCATTGTGGGCCTATCGTACCACATACAAAACTCCTACTCAAGCAACCCCGTATGCGTTGGTGTCTGGAGTAGAGGCTGTGTTACCGTTAGAAATGCAGATCTCATCCTTACGCATTGTTATTCAAGAGGAACTTACAGAAGATGAAAATGACAAGTTACGTTTAGCagagttggaggcacttgatGAAAAAATACTAGAGGCCCAACAAAAGCTCCAATGCTATCAAGCAAGGTTGTCACGAGCTGTAACGCCCCCGAAAAGCAGGCAtgcagctcaaaatagctctttttattaa